AAAAAAGGTTCACCGTTTTTGCTTGTTCTTTTATGCTTTTATTTGTTGCCATTTTTGATCTTTTCCCTAAAACAGTTGCTTCAAGATACGCAGTAATGGGAGAGGGTGTTTTTTTGCGTAAGGAAACTGAAAGCGCCATCAATTTAATGGAGAAAGCAGTTACCTATGATCAAAAAAACTCAACCTACTATTTTTACCTTGGAGAACTCCAATCTCGTCTACTTTGGAACAAACCTAACGAAACTGAATTCTATAAAATGATTGAATCGTTTAAAAAATCCTTTTCATTGAATAGGTATGATTATAGACCAGTTTACAAACTTGGGTTATACACACTTCCTGAGAGAACAGAAACTGCCTTAAACTACCTAATTGAGGGAGATCTGCTCTATCCAACGAATAGTGAAATACAATCATGGCTTTCTATTGCATACTTCTATATTGGTAAAGATTGTAGTAAAGCAACTTTGCATTTCGACAAAGCACAAGAATACAACTATAGAAATATTAATTTAACTCTTGCAGAAGGTGTTTATGAACTCTGTAAGGGAAATAAAGACTTAGCTAAAACACTATTAACAAGACTTCTTTCTTTAACAAGCGGTAAATCGAATACTCCACATACTTTTAGCACAAATACTTTTGATATTAAAGAAAAGATTATTAGTGATTTATTAAAAGAACTGCCAAATTGATTTTTATTTTTTCTTTAAATTAGTAAAATATTTTAAGATGGCTAAAAAACAGGTAAAAAATGTAAATACAAAAACTCTTCCTAAATTTGATGTGCATGCATTACTAATAGGTTTGTCTTTTGTTCCTCTTGTGTTTGCTGCTTTTTTTCAAGGTGGGTATTTTCTTTGGGAGACTTATTTAACTTTCCTTTTAGCAATACCTCCCATATTTCTTTTTATTTACCTTAAGTTTGTTAAAGGTGAACCTTTCATTACAAATAGAAGTGAGTTGCCGATGTTCCTTTTCTTGTTGGTTGCATTTGTTTCCTTATTTTTTACGGTGTATTTTTTTGCAACTCTTACAGAATTATACAAGGTAGCACTCTATGTAATGCTTTTTTATGTAGTTCTTAACAGTGTAACTAAAGATACGCTTTTTGAAATATCTATCGATGTAATATTGGTTTTAAGTTTTGCTTTATCAGTTCTTGGGCTCCTTGCCTTTTTTCAACAAAGGTTTAATTTACAGGGTGCCTTTTTTACATATTTAAAAGATTTTGGTCTTATGGAAGGGTCGGCTGTCTCCTCTACACTTCAGTACTCAAACACATTTGGTGCATTTTTGATACTTCCAATTTTTGTTTCCTTTTCAAAACTTCTTAAAGAAAATTCACTTTATAAAAAAGTCATATACATTGTTCTTACACTTGTTTTCCTTGTAACTTTTCTTTTAACTCAGTCAAGAGGTAGTTTAATTACGTTTTTTATTGCTCTAATTTTATTTTTAACTCTTTTAAGAAAGAGGGAATTAAAAATTAGTTTTTACTATTTTGCAGTTGTTCTTGTAGTTTTAGTTAGTGTGTTCTTTATTAAAAAAGATTTTTTCCTTCAAAATTTTAATGGACTTATTTTTAAAATTAAAGACCTATTATTGTTTTTAAAAGGTGAAGGGAGTAAATGGTCATCTCTTGGTACCCGTCTTTATATGATAAAAGACAGTTTAAATATCCTTAAAGACTATCCCATATTTGGCACTGGTAGTGGCACTTACCAGTATGTTTATGCAAAATACAGGTCTATATACTTTTTTTCAAAATTCCCCCATAGTATATTCTTTCAAATCCTTGATGAGCAAGGTATTGTTGGTGGCGTTGTTTTTCTTTTTTTGATAGGGTTTCTTTTTGTAAAAGGCTTAAAGATTGTAAAAGGTCATTATTCACCACTTCTTTCTGGGCTTTTTGCAGGAATTGTAGGAGTTTTACTCCATGCACTTATTGATTTTGACTGGTCGCTTATGTTTATGCCAATGCTATTTTTCTTTGTGTTTGGTTTGGTATTTTCCAAAGGTGAAAAAACTACATTTGACTTTAGAAGTCCTATAAGAGAATTTTTCAAAAAGGAAGTCTTAGCTAAAGAAACAAAAATAAAGAAAAGTGAATTGGTTTTTATAAACCGCACAATAATTTTAGGGATATCTTTTATGGTTTTGCTCTTGATGCTTCTATTTTCATTTCTTTCTGCAAACTTAGATAGAATTGCAACCTCAAAGATTGGAAAAGCCTACCCAACGGAAGTTATTTCTTTATATAAAAATGCGATTGCGTTTAACCCGCTTGATGCAAAACCGCACTACGACCTTGCACATTACTACACTTCAGTTGTTATGCCAAATGTTAATAATCCTTCTTCTTATGTAAATGATGCAGTTAGTGAGTATAAGGCTGCTATTCAAAGATGCCCTACATTCTTTATTTACCATTACGAGCTTGGGAAACTCTACCTTCAAACAAACGATAAGAACTCAATTAGTGAGTTTAAAGAAAGTGTGATGTCAAATCCACTTGATCCAGGAGCTCACTCTTCGCTTGCTTTGGCTTATCTTACAATTGAAAAAAACACAAATATGGCAAAACTTGAACTTGATAAGGCTTTTAACCTCGGAAATTCTATTATCGCCCAAGGTTATGCAAACAAAAGTATACTTGCAGATACCTATTTTGTATACGGCTCTTTATATGAAGAACTTAAAGACTATGATAATGCCATTAAAAATTATAACCTTGCAATTGAGGCAGATGGTAAAAATGCTATTGCCTATTTTAGGTTAGGTATGGTTTACAAAGCAAAAGGCATGCTACAAGAAGCA
This sequence is a window from Caldisericaceae bacterium. Protein-coding genes within it:
- a CDS encoding O-antigen ligase family protein, with protein sequence MAKKQVKNVNTKTLPKFDVHALLIGLSFVPLVFAAFFQGGYFLWETYLTFLLAIPPIFLFIYLKFVKGEPFITNRSELPMFLFLLVAFVSLFFTVYFFATLTELYKVALYVMLFYVVLNSVTKDTLFEISIDVILVLSFALSVLGLLAFFQQRFNLQGAFFTYLKDFGLMEGSAVSSTLQYSNTFGAFLILPIFVSFSKLLKENSLYKKVIYIVLTLVFLVTFLLTQSRGSLITFFIALILFLTLLRKRELKISFYYFAVVLVVLVSVFFIKKDFFLQNFNGLIFKIKDLLLFLKGEGSKWSSLGTRLYMIKDSLNILKDYPIFGTGSGTYQYVYAKYRSIYFFSKFPHSIFFQILDEQGIVGGVVFLFLIGFLFVKGLKIVKGHYSPLLSGLFAGIVGVLLHALIDFDWSLMFMPMLFFFVFGLVFSKGEKTTFDFRSPIREFFKKEVLAKETKIKKSELVFINRTIILGISFMVLLLMLLFSFLSANLDRIATSKIGKAYPTEVISLYKNAIAFNPLDAKPHYDLAHYYTSVVMPNVNNPSSYVNDAVSEYKAAIQRCPTFFIYHYELGKLYLQTNDKNSISEFKESVMSNPLDPGAHSSLALAYLTIEKNTNMAKLELDKAFNLGNSIIAQGYANKSILADTYFVYGSLYEELKDYDNAIKNYNLAIEADGKNAIAYFRLGMVYKAKGMLQEAVRNLFFAVKYNPALKDAKTEFEKYAPILTIVNPQDSMVFKEGDVIKIQWVPSNFNNTEYYTIYLYGKDESKLIASLLDPKTLSYDYKVEGLSLGTYTLRVYAASPKFMQGKFGNVLSYAEVKITIQK